In a genomic window of bacterium Unc6:
- a CDS encoding adenylosuccinate lyase translates to MISRYTLPQMGNIWSEQNKFKTWLDVEIAALEAQCEIGSIPKNVVERIKKNVKFDVKKIEEIEFGKGGTGHDLLAFLKNLSEYVKEDLRYIHVGLTSYDIEDTALAIRLKASSDLILKNLNKLSSLLKTLSKKYTITPMIGRTHGVHAEPITFGFKMAVWYQEIKRHIERLYLAKKTISVGKISGAVGTFSNIDTRIEKIVCKKLGLDADLISTQIIQRDRHAYFVTTLALIGASLEKFATEIRNLQRTEILEVEEFFGKTQKGSSAMPHKRNPIISERITGLARVLRGYALTSMETVSLWHERDLTNSSAERIILPDACIALDYIIVKLREVLENLNIYPENMLKNISHTRGLIFSQRVMLKLSEKGLSREKAYEVVQKNAMKSREQGLDFKNLLMQDQEVKTLLTENELNNCFDIKYYLRNIQKVIKRAIQR, encoded by the coding sequence ATGATATCAAGATATACACTGCCACAGATGGGAAATATATGGTCTGAACAGAATAAATTCAAAACCTGGCTTGATGTAGAAATTGCAGCACTTGAGGCACAGTGCGAGATTGGAAGTATTCCTAAAAATGTTGTAGAAAGGATAAAGAAAAATGTCAAATTTGATGTCAAAAAAATAGAAGAGATTGAGTTCGGCAAAGGAGGAACAGGTCACGACTTACTTGCATTTCTTAAAAACCTTTCTGAATATGTAAAAGAAGACTTAAGGTACATTCACGTCGGTTTAACCTCCTATGATATAGAAGATACTGCTCTTGCAATCAGGCTTAAAGCATCTTCCGATCTAATTCTGAAAAATTTAAACAAACTATCTTCTTTGTTAAAAACACTTTCAAAAAAATATACCATCACCCCAATGATTGGAAGAACACATGGTGTTCATGCAGAACCCATAACATTTGGTTTTAAGATGGCAGTATGGTATCAGGAAATAAAAAGACACATAGAAAGGTTGTATCTTGCAAAAAAAACAATATCTGTGGGCAAAATTTCAGGCGCAGTTGGCACATTCTCTAATATAGACACAAGAATAGAAAAGATTGTATGCAAAAAACTAGGACTTGATGCTGATTTAATCTCAACACAGATTATACAAAGAGACAGGCATGCATATTTTGTTACAACACTTGCATTAATAGGAGCATCATTGGAAAAATTTGCAACAGAAATAAGAAACCTGCAAAGAACAGAAATACTTGAAGTAGAGGAGTTTTTCGGTAAAACACAGAAAGGCTCAAGTGCAATGCCCCATAAAAGAAATCCGATTATATCTGAAAGAATAACAGGGCTTGCAAGAGTGCTCAGGGGGTATGCTTTAACCTCTATGGAAACAGTCTCACTATGGCATGAAAGAGATCTTACAAACTCATCTGCTGAAAGAATCATACTGCCTGATGCCTGTATTGCACTTGACTATATAATTGTTAAATTAAGGGAGGTTCTTGAAAATCTAAATATATACCCTGAAAATATGTTAAAAAACATAAGTCACACAAGGGGGCTTATATTTTCACAAAGGGTGATGCTAAAACTTTCTGAAAAAGGACTTTCAAGAGAAAAAGCATATGAGGTTGTTCAAAAAAATGCAATGAAATCACGAGAACAAGGTCTTGATTTTAAAAACCTGCTTATGCAAGATCAAGAAGTAAAAACCCTTCTTACAGAAAATGAACTAAACAATTGTTTTGATATAAAATACTACTTAAGAAATATTCAGAAGGTCATAAAAAGAGCAATACAAAGATAG
- a CDS encoding 2-isopropylmalate synthase — protein MAEKIIIFDTTLRDGEQALPASLSVKEKIVIAKQLERLGVDVIEAGFPVSSMGDFESVSTMARQIRKPIICGLARCVKKDIETCKDALQYARCPRIHIFVGTSRIHREKKLRKTDEEILQMAKDSVRLARRFCSDVEFSSEDTGRTERDFLYRIVECAIKEGATTINLPDTVGYTYPEEFGSIVSGVINNVPNINKAIVSVHCHNDLGMASANSITAVKYGARQVECTINGLGERAGNAALEEIVMILNTRKDIFPDIFSSIKTEQIYTTSKLVSQICNVPVQPNKAVVGANAFAHSSGIHQDGVLKERRTYEIMTPQSVGLKGSQMRLTGRSGSHMVRTRLMELGYSEKDFDINKLYERFKALADKKGTVYDDDLIALVELRQIDIKNKYDLLYLNAVSGKNIIPTATVRLSIMEGKKTRVVQEAATGDGPVSATIYAIERITGFNIKLEDYKLSAMPGGAEAVGQVSAIGVYKDKKYHGRGSSTDIVEASALAYLDIVNKISRLEK, from the coding sequence ATGGCTGAAAAGATTATTATATTTGATACCACACTGAGAGATGGAGAGCAGGCTCTTCCGGCAAGCCTTTCTGTTAAAGAAAAGATTGTTATTGCAAAGCAGCTTGAAAGACTTGGGGTAGATGTTATAGAGGCAGGGTTCCCTGTTTCTTCAATGGGCGATTTTGAGTCTGTATCAACGATGGCAAGACAGATTAGAAAACCCATTATATGCGGTCTTGCAAGATGTGTTAAAAAAGATATAGAGACTTGCAAAGATGCTCTTCAATATGCAAGATGTCCGCGTATCCATATATTCGTAGGAACCTCCCGCATACACAGGGAGAAGAAATTAAGAAAAACAGACGAAGAAATTCTTCAAATGGCAAAAGATTCTGTAAGGCTGGCAAGAAGATTTTGTAGTGATGTTGAATTCTCATCAGAAGATACAGGAAGAACAGAAAGAGATTTTCTTTACAGAATAGTAGAATGTGCAATAAAAGAGGGGGCAACAACTATAAATCTTCCAGATACTGTGGGTTATACATATCCTGAAGAGTTTGGTAGCATTGTATCAGGTGTTATAAATAATGTTCCCAATATTAATAAGGCAATTGTATCTGTTCACTGTCATAATGACCTTGGCATGGCATCTGCAAATTCTATCACCGCTGTTAAATATGGGGCGCGTCAGGTTGAATGTACAATAAATGGTCTTGGTGAAAGAGCCGGAAATGCTGCACTTGAAGAAATAGTAATGATATTAAATACAAGGAAAGATATATTCCCCGATATTTTCAGCAGTATCAAAACGGAACAAATTTATACAACAAGTAAACTTGTAAGCCAGATATGTAATGTCCCGGTGCAGCCCAATAAGGCAGTTGTGGGGGCGAATGCTTTTGCACACTCTTCTGGCATACATCAGGATGGGGTGCTGAAAGAGAGAAGAACCTACGAGATAATGACGCCTCAGTCAGTAGGACTTAAAGGAAGCCAGATGAGACTTACAGGAAGGTCTGGTAGCCATATGGTGAGGACTCGTCTTATGGAACTAGGATACAGTGAAAAAGATTTTGATATAAATAAACTTTATGAAAGGTTTAAGGCACTGGCTGATAAAAAAGGAACGGTATATGATGATGATCTTATTGCACTTGTGGAACTTCGTCAGATAGACATAAAAAATAAATACGACCTTTTATATCTAAATGCAGTATCAGGTAAAAACATAATTCCTACTGCAACAGTAAGACTTTCTATAATGGAAGGGAAAAAGACAAGGGTTGTTCAAGAAGCTGCAACAGGAGATGGTCCTGTGAGTGCAACAATCTATGCCATAGAAAGAATCACAGGTTTTAACATTAAGTTAGAGGATTATAAACTTTCTGCAATGCCAGGAGGAGCAGAGGCTGTAGGACAGGTTTCTGCAATAGGTGTGTATAAAGATAAAAAGTATCATGGCAGAGGTTCAAGCACAGATATTGTTGAAGCCTCCGCTTTGGCATATCTTGACATAGTCAACAAAATTTCAAGACTTGAAAAGTAG